A DNA window from Jaculus jaculus isolate mJacJac1 chromosome 1, mJacJac1.mat.Y.cur, whole genome shotgun sequence contains the following coding sequences:
- the Tcn1 gene encoding transcobalamin-1 produces the protein MQQSHHLPLEGLLLVFLIPSQLCTICEVSKENHFRLNPLLNTMINSKYTSGSLPASVLLSLRLVGIQNQNLTQKLFQQVRDYVEKTRLNLTSGNLALVILAVGACYTPDEIFIYENHLVSHLEDKFQAEMENMVVHDGNPLTNYYQLSLGVLALCLFNGKYSTTSIAEFFAPENKNYYFGGQFSVDTGAMAVLALTCVKRSLTKGQTKADEENLKSIENHIQSLVKKILSEKKENGLIGNAFSTGVAMQALFVSSNYYKESEWNCQKTQDTILKETSQGAINIPPALVQILPALQGKTYLDVNKDVPCGHGLDNFSISIQVPQPVTTPHSPSYISVHYSLKINETYSTYITIPNGSVFIDVMKAAQKKNETLFGFTVKQSSWGPYITSVQGIKANNNDRTYWELLSGGKPLSQGVGNYVVHNGENLEIRWSKY, from the exons AGGTAAGTAAAGAGAATCACTTCCGTCTGAACCCTCTGTTGAACACAATGATCAACTCGAAATATACCAGCGGAAGCCTACCTGCCAGTGTCCTGTTGTCTCTCAGACTTGTTGGGATCCAGAACCAAAACCTAACCCAAAAGCTCTTTCAGCAAGTGAGAGATTATGTGGAAAAGACAC gGTTAAATTTAACTTCAGGAAATCTTGCTTTGGTTATACTGGCTGTGGGAGCATGTTACACTCCTGATGAAATCTTCATATATGAAAATCACCTGGTCAGTCATCTAGAAGACAAATTCCAAGCAGAAATGGAAAATATGG TAGTGCACGACGGCAATCCACTGACTAACTACTACCAGCTCAGTCTGGGCGTGTTGGCTTTGTGTCTGTTCAACGGGAAATACTCAACCACTAGCATTGCCGAATTCTTCGCTcctgaaaataaaaactattattttgGTGGCCAGTTCTCAGTCG ACACGGGTGCAATGGCTGTCCTGGCTCTGACCTGTGTGAAGAGGAGTCTAACAAAAGGGCAGACCAAAGCAGATGAAGAGAATCTAAAGAGCATTGAGAATCATATACAGTCACTggtaaaaaaaattctgtctgagaaaaaagaaaatggtctcATTGGAAATGCATTTAGCACTGGAGTAGCTATGCAG GCTCTTTTTGTCTCATCAAACTATTACAAAGAAAGTGAATGGAATTGCCAAAAAACTCAGGACACAATACTCAAGGAAACTTCTCAAGGAGCAATCAATATACCACCTGCTCTAGTCCAGATCCTACCTGCCCTGCAGGGAAAGACCTACTTGGATGTTAACAAGGATGTTCCTTGTGGTCATGGTTTAG ATAACTTCAGCATCTCCATTCAGGTGCCTCAGCCTGTGACAACCCCTCATTCACCTTCATATATCTCAGTTCACTACTCTTTGAAAATCAATGAGACATATTCCACCTACATCACCATACCAAACGGTTCTGTCTTCATAGATGTGATGAAGGCAGCTCAGAAAAAGAATGAGACCTTATTTGG TTTTACAGTGAAGCAAAGCTCATGGGGTCCCTACATCACTTCTGTTCAGGGAATAAAGGCCAACAATAATGACAGAACCTACTGGGAACTTCTGAGTGGAGGCAAGCCACTGAGCCAAG GAGTTGGTAACTATGTTGTCCATAATGGTGAAAACTTGGAGATTCGTTGGAGCAAATACTAA